In Chaetodon trifascialis isolate fChaTrf1 chromosome 6, fChaTrf1.hap1, whole genome shotgun sequence, one DNA window encodes the following:
- the ulk1a gene encoding serine/threonine-protein kinase ULK1a isoform X2 — protein MESVGKFEFSRKDLIGHGAFAVVFKGRHKEKRDWEVAVKCINKKNLAKSQSLLGKEIKILKELKHENIVRLLDYQEMGGCVYLVMEYCNGGDLAEYLHSKGTLSEDTIRIFLLQIAQAMKVLQSKGILHRDLKPQNILLCHQEGRRSSPGNTCIKIADFGFARHLQTNTMAATLCGSPMYMAPEVIMSQHYDAKADLWSIGTIVYQCLTGKAPFHASTPQELRLFYESNRTLLPSVPKETSSNLRQLLLGLLQRNHKDRISFDEFFHHPFLETSSSTKKCSPAPALSYPSSGSASSSSSSSTSHLASPQHSDGEMHRLQPKSHFSPTQDAPVFLLKEAANQDSRNTSSYTEEYVMVPAQFPSEYTCEAEAGSPIESCLIYSGCSLLAERGPGAAGKTPPPSPPSKPVSKPVDCVGCQCSQTVPIPVPTQIQNYQRMEQNLQPVGLHGSTRVTLCCAGSSRGSSPQCGGCRAAAPGFLHDSPRLAAGGARPQQSSPRVGTTPKTSEQTLPFSTRTGLLSGSPATHNTSSPKQFQSRMPNRSRTVLDLQSLDPSPASHMNLSRKSANKKGPFKRSLSTGRLSDMLLKAAFGAHALEEGSDESLSCEKSMDITAPPAGGQRGFPCTDSPPPAVFTMGSPSKGDTPQGLSGSPSYINSAWLLNSRLLHGGSRRNSETEAMDAAPLCSLVFHPPELPEDTLMEQAHTDALSELRFTLAFVHCVMELASSKDPGLAAISSPDVSFLEQSLVTDQISLLSKEWSYAEQLVLYMKAEEFLSSALHTAKENIKQGQLLPSATVKQVIKKLNELYKNCVTCCRSLNQRLQTFLLDKQKLMDRFNGLTAEKLMYSHTVHMVQSAALDEMFHYGTASVQRYHKALLLMEGLSRIITEQKDIDSIDKCKQCIERRLSALQT, from the exons atggagTCCGTCGGGAAGTTTGAGTTCAGCCGGAAGGACCTGATTGGCCACGGTGCCTTCGCTGTTGTGTTCAAAGGCAGACATAAAGAg AAACGTGACTGGGAAGTTGCTGTGAAGTGTATCAACAAGAAAAACTTGGCCAAATCACAGTCTCTGCTTGGCAAAGAAATCAAAATATTAAAG GAGCTCAAACATGAGAATATCGTCAGACTGCTGGACTATCAG GAAATGGGAGGCTGCGTGTACCTCGTCATGGAG TACTGCAATGGAGGCGACCTGGCGGAGTACCTCCACT CTAAGGGCACGCTAAGTGAGGACACCATCCGCATATTCCTGCTGCAGATCGCTCAGGCCATGAAGGTCCTGCAGAGCAAAGGCATCCTGCACCGAGACCTGAAGCCCCAGAACATCCTGCTGTGCCACCAGGAGGGGCGCAGGTCCAGTCCCGGCAACACCTGCATTAAGATAG ctgactTCGGGTTTGCACGTCACCTCCAGACAAACACCATGGCAGCCACGCTGTGCGGCTCTCCCATGTACATG GCTCCCGAGGTCATCATGTCCCAGCACTACGACGCAAAGGCCGACCTGTGGAGCATCGGTACCATCGTGTACCAGTGTCTGACCGGAAAGGCGCCGTTTCAC gccaGCACACCACAGGAGCTCCGTCTGTTTTATGAAAGCAACAGGACCCTCTTACCCAG TGTCCCAAAGGAGACTTCTAGTAACctgagacagctgctgctgggtctgctgcagagaaaccACAAAGACCGGATCAGCTTTG ACGAGTTTTTCCACCATCCCTTCCTGGAGACGAGCTCGTCCACAAAGAAAT GCTCTCCGGCTCCTGCGCTCTCCTACCCGAGCTCAggctcagccagctcctccagcagctcctccacgtCCCACCTGGCCTCCCCTCAA CATTCCGATGGCGAGATGCACCGACTTCAGCCCAAATCGCATTTTTCCCCGACGCAGGACGCCCCCGTCTTCCTGCTGAAggaagcagccaatcaggacaGCCGGAACACATCGTCTTACACGGAGGAATACGTCATGGTGCCGGCCCAGTTTCCCA GCGAGTACACCTGTGAGGCGGAGGCCGGCTCACCCATTGAGAGCTGCCTGATATACAGCGG GTGCTCACTCCTGGCTGAAAGAGGCCCCGGAGCTGCAGGAAAGAcgcctccaccctctcctccctccaaaCCTGTTAG CAAGCCTGTTGACTGTGTGGGTTGTCAGTGCAGCCAAACGGTGCCCATCCCCGTCCCAACTCAGATCCAGAACTACCAGCGAATGGAACAGAACCTGCAGCCGGTCGGCTTGCACGGCTCCACCAG GGTCACGCTCTGCTgtgctggcagcagcagaggaagctcCCCacagtgtggaggctgcagagctgcagctccaggGTTTCTGCACGACTCCCCGAGACTGGCAGCTGGAGGAGCCCGACCACAGCAGTCCTCCCCTCGAG TGGGAACGACTCCAAAGACCTCAGAGCAGACTCTGCCGTTCAGCACGAGGACTGGGCTGCTCAGCGGCTCTCCTGCCACGCACAACACCTCCAGCCCCAAG CAGTTTCAATCAAGAATGCCAAACCGATCCAGGACAGTTCTGGACCTGCAGTCACTTGACCCGTCTCCTGCTTCCCACATGAAcctcagcaggaagtcagcCAATAAAAAGGGCCCTTTTAAAAG ATCGCTGAGCACAGGCAGGCTGTCCGACATGCTCCTGAAGGCGGCCTTTGGAGCTCACGCTTTGGAAGAGGGGAGTGACGAGAGCCTCAGCTGTGAGAAGAGCATGGATATAACAG ctccacctgctggtgGCCAAAGAGGCTTTCCGTGCACAGACAGCCCTCCTCCTGCAGTCTTCACTATGGGCTCTCCATCCAAAGGAGACACTCCTCAGGGGCTCTCAG GCTCCCCCAGCTACATTAACTCAGCCTGGCTTCTCAACAGTCGCCTTCTGCACGGAGGAAGCCGTAGAAACAGTGAGACTGAAGCCATGGACGCTGCCCCACTCTGCAGTCTGGTCTTCCACCCTCCAGAGCTCCCCGAGGACACGCTGATGGAG caGGCGCACACAGATGCTCTGAGTGAGCTGCGTTTCACCTTGGCTTTCGTCCACTGTGTCATGGAACTGGCCTCCTCTAAAGACCCAGGGCTGGCTGCCATCAGCAGTCCTGACGTTTCCTTTCTAGAGCAGAGCCTGGTGACCGATCAGATCAGCCTTCTGAGTAAAGAGTGGAG CTATGCGGAGCAGTTAGTGTTGTACATGAAGGCTGAAGAGTTTCTGTCTTCAGCTCTTCACACTGCTAAGGAGAACATCAAACAAGGCCAACTGCTTCCTTCTGCTACAGTCAAACAAG TGATCAAGAAGCTGAACGAATTGTACAAGAATTGCGTGACGTGCTGCCGCTCCCTCAACCAGCGGCTGCAGACCTTCTTGCTTGACAAGCAGAAGCTTATGGACCGTTTCAATGGGCTCACAGCAGAGAAGCTCATGTACAGCCACACCGTGCACATG GTCCAGTCTGCTGCTTTAGATGAGATGTTCCACTACGGCACGGCTTCGGTCCAGCGCTACCACAAAGCCCTTTTGCTGATGGAGGGTCTGTCCCGAATCATCACGGAGCAAAAGGACATTGACAGCATCGATAAAT GTAAGCAGTGTATTGAGCGACGCCTTTCTGCTCTGCAGACTTAA
- the ulk1a gene encoding serine/threonine-protein kinase ULK1a isoform X1 codes for MESVGKFEFSRKDLIGHGAFAVVFKGRHKEKRDWEVAVKCINKKNLAKSQSLLGKEIKILKELKHENIVRLLDYQEMGGCVYLVMEYCNGGDLAEYLHSKGTLSEDTIRIFLLQIAQAMKVLQSKGILHRDLKPQNILLCHQEGRRSSPGNTCIKIADFGFARHLQTNTMAATLCGSPMYMAPEVIMSQHYDAKADLWSIGTIVYQCLTGKAPFHASTPQELRLFYESNRTLLPSVPKETSSNLRQLLLGLLQRNHKDRISFDEFFHHPFLETSSSTKKCSPAPALSYPSSGSASSSSSSSTSHLASPQHSDGEMHRLQPKSHFSPTQDAPVFLLKEAANQDSRNTSSYTEEYVMVPAQFPSEYTCEAEAGSPIESCLIYSGCSLLAERGPGAAGKTPPPSPPSKPVSKPVDCVGCQCSQTVPIPVPTQIQNYQRMEQNLQPVGLHGSTRVTLCCAGSSRGSSPQCGGCRAAAPGFLHDSPRLAAGGARPQQSSPRVGTTPKTSEQTLPFSTRTGLLSGSPATHNTSSPKKQFQSRMPNRSRTVLDLQSLDPSPASHMNLSRKSANKKGPFKRSLSTGRLSDMLLKAAFGAHALEEGSDESLSCEKSMDITAPPAGGQRGFPCTDSPPPAVFTMGSPSKGDTPQGLSGSPSYINSAWLLNSRLLHGGSRRNSETEAMDAAPLCSLVFHPPELPEDTLMEQAHTDALSELRFTLAFVHCVMELASSKDPGLAAISSPDVSFLEQSLVTDQISLLSKEWSYAEQLVLYMKAEEFLSSALHTAKENIKQGQLLPSATVKQVIKKLNELYKNCVTCCRSLNQRLQTFLLDKQKLMDRFNGLTAEKLMYSHTVHMVQSAALDEMFHYGTASVQRYHKALLLMEGLSRIITEQKDIDSIDKCKQCIERRLSALQT; via the exons atggagTCCGTCGGGAAGTTTGAGTTCAGCCGGAAGGACCTGATTGGCCACGGTGCCTTCGCTGTTGTGTTCAAAGGCAGACATAAAGAg AAACGTGACTGGGAAGTTGCTGTGAAGTGTATCAACAAGAAAAACTTGGCCAAATCACAGTCTCTGCTTGGCAAAGAAATCAAAATATTAAAG GAGCTCAAACATGAGAATATCGTCAGACTGCTGGACTATCAG GAAATGGGAGGCTGCGTGTACCTCGTCATGGAG TACTGCAATGGAGGCGACCTGGCGGAGTACCTCCACT CTAAGGGCACGCTAAGTGAGGACACCATCCGCATATTCCTGCTGCAGATCGCTCAGGCCATGAAGGTCCTGCAGAGCAAAGGCATCCTGCACCGAGACCTGAAGCCCCAGAACATCCTGCTGTGCCACCAGGAGGGGCGCAGGTCCAGTCCCGGCAACACCTGCATTAAGATAG ctgactTCGGGTTTGCACGTCACCTCCAGACAAACACCATGGCAGCCACGCTGTGCGGCTCTCCCATGTACATG GCTCCCGAGGTCATCATGTCCCAGCACTACGACGCAAAGGCCGACCTGTGGAGCATCGGTACCATCGTGTACCAGTGTCTGACCGGAAAGGCGCCGTTTCAC gccaGCACACCACAGGAGCTCCGTCTGTTTTATGAAAGCAACAGGACCCTCTTACCCAG TGTCCCAAAGGAGACTTCTAGTAACctgagacagctgctgctgggtctgctgcagagaaaccACAAAGACCGGATCAGCTTTG ACGAGTTTTTCCACCATCCCTTCCTGGAGACGAGCTCGTCCACAAAGAAAT GCTCTCCGGCTCCTGCGCTCTCCTACCCGAGCTCAggctcagccagctcctccagcagctcctccacgtCCCACCTGGCCTCCCCTCAA CATTCCGATGGCGAGATGCACCGACTTCAGCCCAAATCGCATTTTTCCCCGACGCAGGACGCCCCCGTCTTCCTGCTGAAggaagcagccaatcaggacaGCCGGAACACATCGTCTTACACGGAGGAATACGTCATGGTGCCGGCCCAGTTTCCCA GCGAGTACACCTGTGAGGCGGAGGCCGGCTCACCCATTGAGAGCTGCCTGATATACAGCGG GTGCTCACTCCTGGCTGAAAGAGGCCCCGGAGCTGCAGGAAAGAcgcctccaccctctcctccctccaaaCCTGTTAG CAAGCCTGTTGACTGTGTGGGTTGTCAGTGCAGCCAAACGGTGCCCATCCCCGTCCCAACTCAGATCCAGAACTACCAGCGAATGGAACAGAACCTGCAGCCGGTCGGCTTGCACGGCTCCACCAG GGTCACGCTCTGCTgtgctggcagcagcagaggaagctcCCCacagtgtggaggctgcagagctgcagctccaggGTTTCTGCACGACTCCCCGAGACTGGCAGCTGGAGGAGCCCGACCACAGCAGTCCTCCCCTCGAG TGGGAACGACTCCAAAGACCTCAGAGCAGACTCTGCCGTTCAGCACGAGGACTGGGCTGCTCAGCGGCTCTCCTGCCACGCACAACACCTCCAGCCCCAAG aAGCAGTTTCAATCAAGAATGCCAAACCGATCCAGGACAGTTCTGGACCTGCAGTCACTTGACCCGTCTCCTGCTTCCCACATGAAcctcagcaggaagtcagcCAATAAAAAGGGCCCTTTTAAAAG ATCGCTGAGCACAGGCAGGCTGTCCGACATGCTCCTGAAGGCGGCCTTTGGAGCTCACGCTTTGGAAGAGGGGAGTGACGAGAGCCTCAGCTGTGAGAAGAGCATGGATATAACAG ctccacctgctggtgGCCAAAGAGGCTTTCCGTGCACAGACAGCCCTCCTCCTGCAGTCTTCACTATGGGCTCTCCATCCAAAGGAGACACTCCTCAGGGGCTCTCAG GCTCCCCCAGCTACATTAACTCAGCCTGGCTTCTCAACAGTCGCCTTCTGCACGGAGGAAGCCGTAGAAACAGTGAGACTGAAGCCATGGACGCTGCCCCACTCTGCAGTCTGGTCTTCCACCCTCCAGAGCTCCCCGAGGACACGCTGATGGAG caGGCGCACACAGATGCTCTGAGTGAGCTGCGTTTCACCTTGGCTTTCGTCCACTGTGTCATGGAACTGGCCTCCTCTAAAGACCCAGGGCTGGCTGCCATCAGCAGTCCTGACGTTTCCTTTCTAGAGCAGAGCCTGGTGACCGATCAGATCAGCCTTCTGAGTAAAGAGTGGAG CTATGCGGAGCAGTTAGTGTTGTACATGAAGGCTGAAGAGTTTCTGTCTTCAGCTCTTCACACTGCTAAGGAGAACATCAAACAAGGCCAACTGCTTCCTTCTGCTACAGTCAAACAAG TGATCAAGAAGCTGAACGAATTGTACAAGAATTGCGTGACGTGCTGCCGCTCCCTCAACCAGCGGCTGCAGACCTTCTTGCTTGACAAGCAGAAGCTTATGGACCGTTTCAATGGGCTCACAGCAGAGAAGCTCATGTACAGCCACACCGTGCACATG GTCCAGTCTGCTGCTTTAGATGAGATGTTCCACTACGGCACGGCTTCGGTCCAGCGCTACCACAAAGCCCTTTTGCTGATGGAGGGTCTGTCCCGAATCATCACGGAGCAAAAGGACATTGACAGCATCGATAAAT GTAAGCAGTGTATTGAGCGACGCCTTTCTGCTCTGCAGACTTAA